From the Lathyrus oleraceus cultivar Zhongwan6 chromosome 3, CAAS_Psat_ZW6_1.0, whole genome shotgun sequence genome, the window agcctccctatgggcTTGGGAGTTCAGTAGCAAAGACAGAATAGAGATCTTAGATGGTGTTTGATGCAACTGGTCCAcaaccttgtagtcacttttcttgatcaacTTCAAGAATTCAACAGCATCTTCGGATTGAACCACTTCGGGTTCTTTAGTGGGAGCTACAACTGTTGATTCCTTGGTCGGCCCTTGAGGAGTCACGTTGAATTCGGGCGTATAGattcgaccactacgggtcattTTGCTCATTCCTGCAATATTGGTGACGTCTTCACTTACAGCTTCTGTCACTTCAGCGTCTGAACTTCCATCAACTACCTTGTCTACAATGGTAATCTCATATTTCCAAGGTACAGCCTTGGTGCTCTCGTATGGAAATGGCGTGGGCATACATATCTCGACAGGCGACGGCTTACTGTTCACCGGGACCACTCCGCCACTATAATATGGGATTTCAACTGGTTCAGGTAAATTGAAACAAGGTTCAATCACCAACACATCCTCGTTCTTCACAACACTTGATATTTGAAGCACTCCTTCATCCATCAAGTTTTGGATATTGTCTCGTACCACCTGACATCCTCTTGGGTGTGTGGCACACTCTTCACAGTTGTCATGATCAACATTAACCAGGCCAGCTTCCACCAATCGGGCATGGAATGCTGCCAAAGGAGTCTTAACATCCTCCACCTTATCAACCGTAACACCAACAGAAGCGTCTTCAATGGCATTGACTCCAGGATTTTCATGGGGAGGAAGGGGATTGTTCTTCACATTCGGTCCCATGTCTTTAAAAGACAAGATCTTGCTCTCAATCAATTCCCGAACCCTATGCTTCAGAGCGTAACAACCCTCTAAGTCATGCCCGGGGGCACCTTCATGAAAAGGGCAGTGTGCATTAGGGTTGTACGACGGAGGCAGACGATCAGGTGGAGGTCCCATAGGTCTGGGAACCATCAAACCCTTTTgcaacaaggagggataaagctcagTGTATGACATTGGGATTGGATTGAAGGTCGCCCTCTCCCCTTGCCTCCTATTCTGGTTCTGAGCATTTTGCCTTGGAACTTGAGCTCTCGGTTGTTGATAAACAGGAGCTGTTGGTGCTTGTTGATAAGCTGGCGGAGCCGTAGCACATTGTTGAATTGGAGCTGGTCGATAGACTGGAGGCGCTTGATAAGCCTGAGCAGGCTGTTGATTGAACGCAGGCATCACAGCAGCCACGTACGGTTGTGGAGCATACTGGACGGGATACATGGGTGGTTGATAGGGAATTGGTTGTTGAACATATTGCTGAGGTGAGTATTATTGTGGCCTCCTTCTTGGAGGAACTCTTCCTTGACCAGCAATCACATCATttgtttccccttccttctttctaggAAACCCTCCAGAGAACTTCTTTTGATTGGCATTTGAAGTTCCAGCTACAGCCGCCAGTTTGCCATTCCTTACACCATATTCAACACGAGCTCCTATAGCCACTAGCTCCGAGAATCCCAGGGAAGCGCTCTCAACCATCTTCTCATAGAATTGGGGTTGGACCGTGTCGATGAACAGTTCGGCCAATTCTTTCTCAGCAAGAGGTGGGTCAACCTGAGAAGCCgattccctccatctttgagcatactccttgaaggaTTCCTTATCATGCTGGAACATGCTCTGCAACTGTcttctgtcaggcgccatgtccatattgtatTTGTAGTGTTTTATGAACGCGTCTGACAGGTCTTAGAAACACCTGATCCTGTTTTGATCCAGACTTAGATACCATTTGGAAGGAGCCCCACTTAAGCTGTCCTGAAAATAGTGGATCATTAGCTTGTCGTCCTCCACGTGTGCTGCCATTTTGCGgtaatacatgatgagatggctTTTTGGACAAGTATGCCCCTTGTATTTGTCGAAGTCCGGAGTTTTGAATTTTGCTGGAATCACCAACCCGGATACAAGGCACATTTCTTTGGCAGCAGATCCAAAGACGTGGTCTCCTTCTAGATCTCGGAATTTCTTCTCAAGGAGCTGCATGTTCTCCTTTACCTCTCTGAAATCCTCAAACCTTACTTCGTCACCAACAACTGTTGAGTCAACAGTCTGATACATGTggttttgatcttcataatgAGGAATATGCCTAGCATAGGCAACTGGTGGAACCACAGTGTGGATGACTGGACGTGCGTCAGTGTAAACTGGTAATGGCACAGCTTGTTGGACAGATTGCCCCATTTCGTGCACCACCTCTGCTCGGGGGACGAAGTCATAAGGTAGCCCATACGGAGGAAGGGTTGAGGGTAATGTCCTTTGAGGTGGGACTTCCACTGTTGGGCCCGTGGTCTCTGAAATCACAGTCGCTTGCGGAATCTCAAACCTGAAGGTTAAAGCTTGCAACATCTCTCGCATCTGGGACATGCCTCCTTTGATTTCGTCTAGTTCAGCTCTAACTCGGGCGCTCTCTTGTTCTTGTTCAGCCATTCTCTGTCTTGCTCTGGCGCGAGTATTAtactggtgttgaaaattcagcgtgaaactggtGGAAGAAAGGGCGGAGTGAgacttttttttttgaaaatgtatgaatgcatgtatggatgcatttgtttgcaaaactcttggttcAAACTAAGAGTTTTACTTTTTATGCgtatgcaatgaatggatggatgcaatgttttttttggataggttcaaaggtccgaggtatggataaatttgattgctttccaaaacaggggttctcaccgggtatggtctaagttttttaaaagagttcctagagtcatggatccattagactgtttgctacctacggcaacttacttgccgggcatcaactccatctaaagaatctactctaagtgaggttctcgcatcgatccaacgagaaatacatctcgcagacccacactacgcaaccatctttcctagttggacaaagaactaaggttctacaaatggttctcagagtcatggatcctaaagaaaatattgaagcttacggcaacttacttgccgagcgacaacatcctctcaagaatctactctaagtgaggttctcgtaccgacccaacgagaaatacatcccgcggacccgcactactcaacctcgtcctatcttacgtttttactcgagactcgggtaaaaagtctttcccacaaggtttgcaatcagagtatccaagtaccaaaccataatcgaaccaatacaacagattcatatcaataagacaatagagatagtaaaaacaataaagaaaagccacttaggtaaacaaacaaaggcacacaaacgacctaactaggcttgactcacttagggatgtgttgtccccagcagagtcgccatctgtcgcacctcaaaaaaatggggatacgactacaaagcgaagcgcgatcgcgcgctcgcaatgatggactgaacagagtcgccaccaaactttatttattcccaaaaatgggaaagggaaaatatcgataaaacccctaaaagaaaggataagatacggtcatcg encodes:
- the LOC127130865 gene encoding uncharacterized protein LOC127130865, yielding MYPVQYAPQPYVAAVMPAFNQQPAQAYQAPPVYRPAPIQQCATAPPAYQQAPTAPVYQQPRAQVPRQNAQNQNRRQGERATFNPIPMSYTELYPSLLQKGLMVPRPMGPPPDRLPPSYNPNAHCPFHEGAPGHDLEGCYALKHRVRELIESKILSFKDMGPNVKNNPLPPHENPGVNAIEDASVGVTVDKVEDVKTPLAAFHARLVEAGLVNVDHDNCEECATHPRGCQVVRDNIQNLMDEGVLQISSVVKNEDVLVIEPCFNLPEPVEIPYYSGGVVPVNSKPSPVEICMPTPFPYESTKAVPWKYEITIVDKVVDGSSDAEVTEAVSEDVTNIAGMSKMTRSGRIYTPEFNVTPQGPTKESTVVAPTKEPEVVQSEDAVEFLKLIKKSDYKVVDQLHQTPSKISILSLLLNSQAHREALLKVLAQAHVTQSITVDQFDGVVANITACNTLSFSGEELPEDGQNHNRALHISGQLPPPYIKK
- the LOC127130866 gene encoding uncharacterized protein LOC127130866 — encoded protein: MAEQEQESARVRAELDEIKGGMSQMREMLQALTFRFEIPQATVISETTGPTVEVPPQRTLPSTLPPYGLPYDFVPRAEVVHEMGQSVQQAVPLPVYTDARPVIHTVVPPVAYARHIPHYEDQNHMYQTVDSTVVGDEVRFEDFREVKENMQLLEKKFRDLEGDHVFGSAAKEMCLVSGLVIPAKFKTPDFDKYKGHTCPKSHLIMYYRKMAAHVEDDKLMIHYFQDSLSGAPSKWYLSLDQNRIRCF